One genomic segment of Acidobacteriota bacterium includes these proteins:
- a CDS encoding XTP/dITP diphosphatase, whose translation MKLLIATRNEGKFREFAKALQGTGIILFSLSHFEKAPRFEELGKTFRENACGKALFYHREFGFPTLADDSGLCVTALSGEPGVHSARYGGEEITDEARNKLLLSALSGVPKEKRSASFHCVLAFADKGRIIKVVEESCEGIILTHPRGKHGFGYDPIFYYPPLGKTFAELPSEVKNQVSHRGRAIVRMTAFLKNYLKKGG comes from the coding sequence TCCTCATTGCTACCAGAAACGAGGGGAAATTCCGCGAATTTGCGAAAGCGCTTCAGGGGACAGGGATTATCCTCTTCTCCCTCTCCCATTTTGAAAAAGCACCCCGGTTCGAGGAGCTGGGGAAGACCTTCAGGGAAAATGCCTGCGGTAAGGCACTTTTCTATCATCGGGAGTTCGGCTTTCCCACCTTAGCCGATGACTCTGGTCTTTGTGTCACTGCCCTTTCTGGAGAGCCTGGGGTTCACTCCGCCCGCTATGGGGGGGAAGAAATAACCGATGAAGCGAGGAACAAACTTCTCCTTTCCGCCCTTTCCGGGGTTCCCAAGGAGAAAAGAAGCGCCTCCTTCCATTGTGTTCTCGCCTTCGCCGATAAGGGGAGGATAATCAAGGTGGTCGAGGAATCCTGCGAGGGGATCATCCTCACCCATCCCCGGGGAAAGCATGGTTTTGGCTACGACCCTATCTTCTACTATCCACCGTTAGGGAAAACATTTGCCGAGCTTCCCTCTGAGGTGAAGAATCAGGTGAGCCATCGGGGACGGGCGATCGTCCGAATGACCGCCTTTCTCAAAAACTATCTCAAGAAAGGGGGATGA